CTGTCTTGAAACACCTATCAGATCGGAAAACTGCGACATGATCGGCATGGTCAGGGCGGCCTTGGCTGAGCCCGAGGGCATGATCAGGTTAATGCCCGTCTGGATGACGTACATGACACTGATGGTTCCATATTTTCCCATTTCCTTCAAGGATACCGAAACATAATGCAACAGGGTGTCGATCACGTGACCGTTCTTCAGGATGATGATGATCCCGCCCGCCAGTCCCACGATCAAAGCGGCCGAAAGAATATCACGCGATCCGTCGAGGAAATGCTTTGTAAGTGTATTGGCACCGTACCCCATGGCCAGGCCTGATGCCAGTCCCATCACAAAGAACAGGGTGGCGATCTCCATCACGTACCATTGGTATCCCATCACCCCTACAATGAGGAAGGCGATGGTGAAGATCAGCAGATTGATGATGAAAAAATGCACCGATTTCCGAAGGAAGAGTACACTGGAGACCAGAAAAAGTGCCGCCAGGATGGGAATGATAGGCAGGGTGGCGCTGGCATGCCCGACTTTCATGGTGGTTTCCGGATATAAAACCGAAAAGATGATCAGCACCAGCTGGAGTGCGCCAAACACGAACCATCCTGACCGGGGGGTGTGATACTCCACCTGGACTTCCTGGTTGCCTGTTAACTCCCGCCAGTAGGCGTCCTCCTGGTAAACGATGGACCGCTTCGGATTCTTCCTGATCTTTCTCGCGTACCAGAGAACAAAGGAGATCCCGACAAAATTGATGACCACCCAGCAGAACAGCCTGTATTCAATCCCGGAAAACAAAGGCAACTGGGAAAGACCCTGTGCGATGCCAATGGTGAACGGATTGAGCAGCGCACCTGCGAATCCCAAATGAGCTGCCACATAACACATACACGCTCCCGTGATGGAATCATACCCCATCCGGATGGCCAGGGGAATAAAAATAATCGTAAAGGCGATGGTCTCCTCACTCATGCCGAAGACTGCACCAAATATGCTGAAGATCAGCATTAAAAGTACAATGATGATATTGTCAATCCCAAGTCTTCGGATCAGGCGGTTCTTCTCCAGTTTTTTCGTATGGCGCAGAAAGGTATGAATGCCGATATCGATCGCTTTGGTCTGGTTCATGATCCAGAAGGCTCCGCCGATGAGCAGAATGAAGACAATGATATCCGCCTTATCCACAAAACCGTCAAAAAGTGCCGAAAAGATCTGCCAGGTCTGTGGTGAGTTGCCGATGTAATGGAAACTTTCGCTTCTGACCACTTCACGGTCCACACCGTTGACCTGGATGG
The DNA window shown above is from Bacteroidales bacterium and carries:
- a CDS encoding AbgT family transporter: MKKKFPHTYVIVFFVIVLAGVLTWVVPGGAFERETIQVNGVDREVVRSESFHYIGNSPQTWQIFSALFDGFVDKADIIVFILLIGGAFWIMNQTKAIDIGIHTFLRHTKKLEKNRLIRRLGIDNIIIVLLMLIFSIFGAVFGMSEETIAFTIIFIPLAIRMGYDSITGACMCYVAAHLGFAGALLNPFTIGIAQGLSQLPLFSGIEYRLFCWVVINFVGISFVLWYARKIRKNPKRSIVYQEDAYWRELTGNQEVQVEYHTPRSGWFVFGALQLVLIIFSVLYPETTMKVGHASATLPIIPILAALFLVSSVLFLRKSVHFFIINLLIFTIAFLIVGVMGYQWYVMEIATLFFVMGLASGLAMGYGANTLTKHFLDGSRDILSAALIVGLAGGIIIILKNGHVIDTLLHYVSVSLKEMGKYGTISVMYVIQTGINLIMPSGSAKAALTMPIMSQFSDLIGVSRQATVMAYQFGDGFTNMITPTSGVLMGVLGIARIPYDKWFRWIAPFMLVLIILGFLLLIPTVTWQLNGF